In the genome of Spirochaetia bacterium, one region contains:
- a CDS encoding aldo/keto reductase translates to MNRSELGLGLWQAGGGFGFWEDQNRKDSLQVLHKAIRSDIIHYDTAQSYGNGTSEQLLGQQCKRFQATKPRNSFFFATKLQSQIPDKVEQLVGKSLRRLCTDYLDLLYLHWPSSGKDPRYMLDAMRKDKRIKYIGVCNFPPALLAQLLKDTALDYFQCPISLLWTRHLSELLHLCKERNIKIVGYSPLGMGLLSGKHSLPPDDARSNLYCYQIPQAYKAFLDLTALLSEIASKHAATATQIALSWSLDQQAQVILTGARNKEQLDTSLMAKELILTEAEKNSLKEAAEILQRQAPAEMDNIFAHQW, encoded by the coding sequence ATGAACAGGAGTGAACTAGGACTAGGACTTTGGCAGGCAGGAGGGGGGTTTGGCTTTTGGGAAGATCAAAACAGAAAAGATTCCCTTCAGGTCCTTCACAAAGCCATACGCAGCGACATCATACATTATGATACGGCCCAATCCTATGGAAACGGAACAAGTGAACAACTGCTTGGACAACAATGTAAGAGATTCCAAGCAACAAAACCAAGAAATTCTTTTTTCTTTGCCACAAAATTACAAAGTCAGATTCCAGATAAAGTAGAGCAACTAGTTGGGAAAAGTCTCCGGCGTCTCTGTACTGATTACTTGGATCTGCTATATCTTCATTGGCCATCTTCTGGAAAAGATCCAAGATACATGCTTGATGCAATGAGAAAAGACAAACGGATCAAATATATCGGCGTCTGTAATTTTCCTCCTGCACTGCTTGCACAACTACTCAAAGATACTGCTCTTGACTATTTCCAATGTCCGATTTCCTTGCTCTGGACCAGACATTTATCCGAACTTCTCCATCTTTGCAAAGAAAGAAACATCAAGATAGTAGGTTATAGCCCATTGGGTATGGGATTGCTTTCAGGCAAACACAGCCTGCCTCCTGATGATGCCAGAAGCAACCTCTATTGTTATCAGATACCTCAGGCATACAAGGCTTTTCTTGACCTGACAGCCTTGTTGTCAGAAATAGCAAGCAAACACGCTGCCACAGCCACTCAGATAGCACTTTCATGGTCTCTAGACCAACAGGCACAAGTTATCCTGACCGGAGCAAGGAACAAAGAGCAGTTAGATACCAGCCTGATGGCAAAGGAACTTATACTTACGGAAGCAGAAAAAAACAGCTTGAAAGAGGCTGCAGAAATTCTCCAACGCCAAGCTCCTGCTGAAATGGACAATATCTTTGCCCATCAATGGTAA
- a CDS encoding M28 family peptidase, whose translation MELKKLFRKREKRKGNDALLSKHIYSSRQKDVETLKAGVLAQKALEVTKHILTLFGPRPSGSESCLKAAEKIKDLFSRYCDITTQQDFIHHGDGYISWIGQMPYVYLLVIILLFFGFPVTAGLIYVFFAFMVIRQFILYRPISWMEKRFKGKKGRNVHGIIEPEEEVTHTVLFSAHHDSAPISAFSRTSKKDYLVKVLVPFGLFFMIGILLLVQLFVEIFTGRLFAIGFPPVGSVVFLVIFLVCFPLLLPLKKFFSDEFSPGAGDNLASVAMEIELARFFHWRKENGKALKHTRVIFASFDGEEEGLRGSRAWFDKYSSLLKHGLQLNFDCLYDSSELIFLDTDINGTQQLSVKFAGKCKQIAQAMGYKVKTGPLPMFCGGTDAAEGYRAGIEACTLMGVSCEGRSHQYYHTEEDTLDKIDIHALEKAISLSIRLCQIVDEGRFDEEEIILDAKTDEDEVSFPELDIHKLTKKD comes from the coding sequence ATGGAACTGAAAAAACTTTTTAGGAAAAGGGAGAAGAGAAAGGGCAATGATGCCTTGCTTTCCAAACATATATATAGTTCTCGTCAAAAAGATGTTGAAACGCTCAAAGCCGGAGTATTGGCTCAGAAGGCATTGGAGGTTACAAAGCACATACTGACCTTATTCGGGCCTCGTCCCAGCGGTTCCGAAAGTTGTCTGAAGGCTGCGGAAAAAATCAAGGATTTGTTCAGCCGATACTGTGATATCACTACGCAACAGGATTTTATCCATCATGGAGATGGATATATATCGTGGATTGGACAGATGCCTTATGTGTATCTTCTCGTCATTATCTTACTTTTTTTTGGCTTTCCTGTTACTGCAGGTCTGATATATGTCTTTTTTGCTTTTATGGTAATCAGGCAATTCATTTTATACCGTCCGATATCTTGGATGGAAAAACGTTTCAAAGGAAAAAAAGGCCGCAATGTCCATGGTATCATAGAACCTGAAGAAGAAGTCACACATACTGTCTTGTTCTCTGCGCACCATGACAGTGCCCCTATTTCGGCATTCAGCAGAACAAGTAAGAAGGATTATCTAGTCAAGGTTCTTGTTCCATTCGGGCTTTTTTTCATGATAGGAATACTTTTATTGGTACAGCTGTTTGTTGAAATTTTTACAGGTCGGTTGTTTGCCATAGGATTTCCTCCTGTTGGCTCGGTAGTATTCTTGGTAATTTTCTTGGTTTGTTTTCCTTTGCTGCTTCCTCTGAAGAAGTTTTTTTCTGATGAGTTTTCTCCTGGTGCAGGAGATAATCTTGCTTCAGTTGCCATGGAAATCGAGCTTGCCAGATTTTTTCATTGGAGAAAAGAAAACGGGAAAGCTTTGAAGCATACCCGTGTGATCTTTGCATCTTTTGATGGAGAAGAAGAAGGCCTCAGAGGTTCCCGTGCATGGTTCGACAAATACAGTTCTCTTTTGAAACATGGCTTACAACTGAACTTTGACTGCCTGTATGATAGTTCTGAGCTGATTTTTCTTGATACAGATATCAATGGTACACAACAGCTTTCAGTCAAATTTGCCGGTAAATGCAAACAGATTGCGCAGGCAATGGGATATAAAGTAAAAACAGGCCCCCTTCCGATGTTTTGTGGTGGAACTGATGCTGCAGAAGGCTATCGTGCCGGTATAGAAGCCTGTACGCTGATGGGAGTTTCCTGTGAGGGCAGAAGTCATCAGTACTATCATACTGAAGAAGATACCCTGGATAAGATTGATATCCATGCGTTGGAAAAAGCAATTTCGCTTTCTATACGACTGTGCCAGATCGTTGATGAAGGTCGGTTTGACGAAGAGGAAATCATTTTGGATGCAAAAACAGATGAGGATGAAGTCTCTTTTCCTGAATTGGATATCCATAAGCTTACCAAGAAAGATTAA
- a CDS encoding 8-oxo-dGTP diphosphatase, whose translation MKFLTALSDNYLWILVAVLLVNLLQKRFPHSYKKRLATIYIALLLLIYNVLIILIIVKKLNPYLAIPAAVLLVFVGFLFRKHVWPFKLHCTSCGKRLNMDQILGNDDNLCSECYLKAHPEEAEKKRQEQEKQEELARQAAEEEKFVCPDTVDEIDWDSWEPEERCTLVYLIDGDKILLIEKKQGMGTGLVNGPGGHIELEETADEAAKREFTEETGLHVHEITKVGELNFQFKDGVSMRGYVYLGNGWDGELKSCDETTPFWCPLDELPVDKMWEDDRLWIRKAIQGDNFTGWFIFDGEKMLSKKLSFDEQE comes from the coding sequence ATGAAATTCCTTACTGCATTATCAGACAATTATCTTTGGATTCTGGTTGCCGTGCTCCTGGTCAATCTGCTACAGAAGCGATTCCCTCATTCCTATAAGAAAAGATTGGCAACAATTTATATTGCACTGTTGCTTCTTATCTATAATGTCTTGATCATCCTTATAATAGTAAAAAAACTTAACCCATACCTGGCAATTCCTGCAGCAGTACTGTTGGTCTTCGTTGGTTTCCTTTTCAGGAAGCATGTCTGGCCTTTCAAACTCCATTGTACTTCGTGCGGGAAAAGACTCAACATGGACCAAATACTTGGAAACGATGACAATCTCTGCAGTGAATGTTATCTGAAAGCCCACCCTGAAGAAGCTGAAAAAAAGCGACAGGAACAGGAGAAACAGGAAGAGTTGGCAAGACAGGCTGCTGAAGAAGAAAAATTTGTTTGTCCTGATACCGTCGATGAAATAGACTGGGACAGTTGGGAGCCAGAAGAACGATGTACGCTGGTGTACCTCATAGATGGAGATAAGATTCTCTTGATTGAGAAAAAACAAGGTATGGGAACAGGACTCGTCAATGGTCCTGGCGGTCATATCGAACTTGAAGAAACGGCCGATGAGGCAGCAAAAAGAGAGTTCACAGAAGAAACTGGACTGCATGTACACGAAATCACAAAAGTCGGAGAGCTCAATTTCCAATTCAAAGACGGAGTCTCCATGAGAGGCTATGTCTATCTTGGAAATGGATGGGACGGAGAATTGAAATCATGTGATGAGACAACTCCATTCTGGTGTCCGCTGGATGAATTGCCTGTGGACAAGATGTGGGAAGATGACAGACTCTGGATCAGAAAAGCCATCCAAGGCGATAATTTCACCGGTTGGTTCATTTTTGACGGAGAAAAGATGCTTTCAAAGAAACTCAGTTTTGATGAACAGGAGTGA
- a CDS encoding YigZ family protein: MKVPIDTARANLEIKKSKFIAIAYPCTTLQEVKQLVTETKAAYPDATHVVHAAIVGPTGTSFSFSDDHEPKNTAGRPAFEVLRGSGITDIAVMIIRYFGGTLLGTGGLVRAYGDSMKAVLEKTKTEELVLKKNFSLQTSYDLFEPIKALLEQAGCTIAEETFTTTVDFSGSIPETACMELVRQVSELSKGKDTIIFSSV, from the coding sequence ATGAAAGTTCCCATAGATACGGCCAGAGCAAACCTGGAAATAAAAAAATCAAAATTCATAGCAATTGCCTATCCTTGTACAACCTTGCAGGAAGTCAAGCAACTGGTTACAGAAACAAAAGCAGCATATCCGGATGCTACCCACGTAGTCCATGCTGCAATAGTCGGCCCTACAGGAACAAGTTTTTCCTTCAGTGATGACCATGAACCTAAAAATACGGCAGGACGGCCTGCTTTTGAAGTCTTGAGAGGAAGTGGCATCACGGACATTGCCGTCATGATCATCCGATACTTCGGCGGGACTTTGCTGGGTACCGGTGGCTTGGTAAGGGCTTACGGAGACAGCATGAAGGCTGTATTGGAAAAAACAAAGACTGAAGAATTGGTCCTGAAGAAAAATTTTTCCCTGCAGACCTCATATGACCTGTTCGAACCAATCAAGGCATTGCTTGAACAAGCCGGATGCACCATTGCTGAAGAAACCTTTACTACGACAGTAGATTTTTCCGGTTCAATACCAGAAACAGCATGTATGGAACTGGTCCGACAGGTTTCCGAACTTTCAAAAGGAAAGGATACTATCATTTTCTCATCAGTCTGA